Genomic window (Nitrospirales bacterium LBB_01):
GAAAATTAAAGAATGCAAAGTGAAATTTACTGGGCATATAGCCGTTTAAGTATATTGATGTAATAAAAAAGATGATAGAGGCGGTAATTAGAAAAAAAGCGGATAATGAGTCAATATCAAAATTAACAATACCCATTGGCATCTGCAAATAGAGAGTGTAGGAGGGGACATTGTTATAAAAAATAGGCGGAATGGAGATACATACATTACAAACGAGCGCTGCGGCAACAGTCAAAGATGAGACAAACCCGGCAGCCTTGCTATACATTGCAGCAATCAACCCGCCGATTATCAAAACAGCAAGGGATACAATGTACATTATTTTTGTTTTCTCAGCCTGCCAGCAATCTGCTGCACTCTTGCAATCTCATATCGTATGATACAGCAGACGGCACAACATGTCAATGACAAAAAAGCGTATAGGCTATTGCCCTTTCTCTGACATCAAAACCGAGAGCTTCAGGTTTTCCTGTACTTCTTTCACAAGCGGGTTTAAAGAGAGAGCTTTTTGAAAATAAACTGCCGCTTCTTTTGGTTTACCGGTGTTTAGTAAAATAAGCCCCAGTCCGTTATATGCCTCATAACTGTCTGAGTTTAATCTTAAAGCCTCTTTAAATGCAGCATGTCCGTTTTCAAATTGAAAACTTTTAAGGTAAGCATACCCGAGGTTTATAAAAGCGCTGTAAGAGCCAGGGGTTATACTTAGGGCTTTCTTGTATGCCTCGGCAGCCTCCTGATAAAGCCCTGCAGAAGCATAAGCAAACCCAAGTTTTAAATACACATCAGTATAGAGGGGGTTTAGCTCTGAGGCATGTTTTATGTTAGCAACAGCCTGTAAGTAGTCGCCTTTGTTTAAATATGCCAAACCGAGATTCAAACAGACTTTCTCATTATTTTTAATAAGCGCGTTAGTGTGCGTAAAAAGTGTTACACTGTCTTGCCAATATGATACCTGTTTTTTGGTCTGCTGTATTAAAAATACTAAAAACAACGACACTATAACGGCTGCAAATGCTTTTGCACTTCTGTGTCTAATTGCAAGGGAGCCGCCAAATATCAATGCAATAAAGAGTCCCGTGTATGGGATGTATGAATACCTGTCCGACATGTTTTGACTGCCCACTGAAACCAACCCGATAACCGGCAAGAGTGTTACGACAAACCATATCCATCCAACAATAACAAGAGGATATCTCTTTAAAAGCAACACAGAAGCTATTGTAATGGTCATAAAAAATAACAAAGTAAGAGCAATAGTTAAAATCGGCAGGGGGTGGGGATTTGGATAAATAACTGCAAGACCAAGTGGGACAAACATTTTATAGAAATACTGAAAATAGTTAAGAACAGCATTTTCAACTCTTATCACAAGCGGAAGCTCAGTAAGGCTGACCATAGCTCCGCCGCTTTTTTGAGAAATAACAGCCATAGCAGACATTGCTATGCTTATGGTAAAAAGTGGTATCTTTTCATACAGAGCATTCTTTAAGACACTGCTCTTTAATCTGATGCCATGTATGGTAAGTCTCCTCAGCGGCCAAAAATCCATAAGCAGTAAAACAACTGGTAATGTGACAGCCGACGGTTTTGACATAAGCGCAAGCATAAATGAGGCAGTCACAGCTAAATACCATAAAACAAAACGGTTTTTATTGTAGAAAAAGTAGAAAACCAAAGTAAGCATCCAAAAAAACCCTGATAAAACACCCTTTCGTTCGGCTATCCACGAAACGCTTTCAACATTCATAGGATGCAGCGCAAAAAGTAATGAAACGGCAGCACTCTCAACCCATAATCCGGTACTGCGAAAAAGAAACAAAAACAGCAGTGAGGATGATATGACATGGAGAACTAAATTTTCAAGGTGAAAGCCGCCTGGACTCACACCCAGAAAATGAATATGCACAAAAAAGGAAAGCCTTGTCAGAGGTATCCAGTTTGCATCATCAAAAGATGTGAAAGCCCATTTGAGACTTTCTGCGTTAAGACCACTTTTGACAAAAATGTTGCTTGTTACAAAAAGGGGATCATCATAAACTACAAAGTCAAAATTCCACACTCCCCAATAACAATAAAGTGTCAGAATGGAAACAGTTAAAACTGAAATGACGCCTATTTTGATGGAGAAACTTTTGATTTCTGTTTTTTTAATCATAAACTTTACATCACACTTCTGAGACCATATAATAGTTGAAATAAAATTAAAAAATCCATTATTTTTTGAAGCTCAATTTATGTATAATAACAGGCTTAGGTTTTGTTGTGTTATAACCTTAGTGTGTAATAGTTGTGTGCAAATACGAGTTAGAGAAGGATTTTTGTAAAATAAGCGGTGCAAGACAAGTATTCGATAGGGGTTGACCTTGGCGGTACAAATCTGAGAGTGGCCATGGTCTCAAAAAAAGGGGAGATAGTTCAAAGAATAAAAATCTCCTCTACCGGTAACGTTTTGAAAAATTTGACAGATTCAATCAAAGCAATCAACACTGAGCAGGAGGTCTCTGGTATCGGACTTGCCGTGGCAGGCGTGATAGACCACGGGCTTATAACGTCCTCCCCAAATCTTCCCTCACTTGAAGGGGTCAAATTAGTGGAGGAGATAGAGCGTGAGACAGGGCTAAGGGCAGTGTTGGGTAACGATGCCAGTATGGCTGCCCTTGGCGAAAGTATATCAGGCGCTGGTCAGAACCTTGAGTCATTTGTTCTTTTAACCCTTGGAACAGGTATAGGCGGCGGAGTTATCTATAAACATTCTTTGCTTGATATAGCCTCAGAGGTCGGGCACATCACAGTAGAGTCTCATGGACGCCGATGTTTTTGCGGTGCTGTCGGTTGTCTTGAAGCGTATGCCTCATCTCGTGCCATGATGGCTTTTCTATCGGAGGGAATTTCAGAGGGCAAAGAGACCGCCATGAAAGACAATTTTGAGCAAATCAAACCCAAAGACATATACACGTACGCTAAGGCCGGTGACGCCTTTGCTATAGAGATACTAAAAAAGGCTGGTTATTATCTTGGCATAGGCATTGGGACTTTTATAAATCTGTTCAGCCCTGATGCAGTTATACTTTCCGGCGGGCTTACTGGAGCGTGGGATATATACGTGGCTGCTGCAATTGAAACTGCCTCATCAAGGTCCTTTCCAGAGCTTTACAGTAGGAGTAAAATAATTGCGTCTGCTTTAGGCGGGGACGCTGGTCTCATTGGCGCAGCAGCTCTTCCCCATATGTGTTACACTACATATTGCAGGGATGATTAGAAAAAAGCATATTTTGAATACTTTCCTGTATAATACAATAAGCTTTTACTTGCGGCATACTTAAAGAAGATAAGAACGATAAACGCATGGCACAGAAAAATATAAGAAACTTCTCCATAATAGCCCACATTGACCACGGTAAGTCAACACTTGCAGACAGGTTTTTGGAGCTGACAGGTGCCCTGGCTAAAAAGGACATTACAAAGCAGGTGCTGGACACTATGGATCTTGAAAAAGAACGGGGTATTACCATCAAAGCTCATGCAGTAAGGCTTGCTTATGAAAGCATAGATGGTGTTACGTATGTGCTTAACCTTATAGATACCCCCGGGCATGTGGATTTTTCATACGAGGTGTCAAGAAGTCTTGCCTCATGCGAGGGCGCAGTGCTTGTGGTGGACGCTACCCAAGGGGTTGAGGCACAAACCCTTGCCAACACCTACCTTGCACTTGAGCATAATCTTGAAATAATTCCTGTCATCAATAAGATAGACCTTCCTCAGGCAGAACCAGAGCGTATAATCCAGCAGATAGAAGACATTATCGGCCTTGACTGCTCTGAGGCTATAAAGGCATCGGCTAAAAGCGGCATAGGGGTTGATAAAATTCTTGAAGCTATTGTCCATAAAATCCCTCCCCCTCAGGGCGATGCCACAGCCCCTCTTCGGGCATTGATTTTTGACTCATGGTTTGACAACTACAAGGGCGTGGTAGTTATGGTCAGAGTGTTTGACGGCTCAATTAGACCAGGCATGGTAATCACTATGATGTCAACAGGCAAAACATTTGAAATAACCGATGTTGGGGTGTTTACGCCAAGACTTCAGTTGATGCCGGAGCTAAAGTGCGGCGAGGTTGGCTTTATCTCGGCTGCTATCAGAAACGTAGAAGACACTAAAATCGGCGACACTATAACCAATGCTCTTAACCCTGCAAAAAACCCTCTTGACGGCTACAAAGAAGTAAAACCTATGGTTTTTTGCGGCATTTACCCCACTGAAACCAACGACTATGAGGCTCTGCGCGATGCTCTGTTTAAGCTAAGGTTAAATGACGCATCGTTTTCCTTCGACCCTGAGACTTCTACGGCGCTTGGGTTTGGCTTTAGGTGCGGTTTCCTTGGACTTCTGCATATGGACATCATAAAGGAGCGCCTGGAAAGGGAATTTAACCTTTCTCTGATAAACACAGCCCCTACCGTTGTCTATAGAATTACCATAAAGGACTCGGTCGTGTTTGTGGATAATCCAACCCTGCTTCCTGCCAACTATGATAAACTGGAGGAGCCTTACATCCTTGCCACTATATTTGTCCCTGAGCGGTTTGTCGGTAACGTGCTGGATTTGTGCCGCGATAAACGAGGGGTGCAAAAAGAGTTTGTATTTTATGGCAAAGACCGCGTAAAGGTTGTCTATGAGCTTCCAATGAATGAAATCCTCTGGGACTTTTATGATAAACTAAAATCAATCTCCAAGGGGTACGCCTCGATGGATTACGAATTTATTGGTTTTAAGGAATCTGAGCTGGTAAAACTTGATATTTTAATAAACGGGACAGCGCTTGATGCGCTCTCAACGATAATCCACAAAGAAAAGTCGTACTACAAGGGGAGACAAATCGTGGAAAATTTGAGGGCGGTGATTCCCAGACAGATGTACGAGGTAGCAATACAGGCGGCGATAGGCGGAAAAATAATCGCCCGCGAGTCGGTTAAGGCTTTGAGAAAGGACGTCACTGCCAAGTGCTACGGCGGTGATATTACAAGAAAGAGAAAACTTCTTGAAAAACAAAAGGAGGGCAAAAAGAGGATGAAACAGTTCGGCAAGGTGGAAGTACCTCAGGAGGCGTTCCTTGCCGTTATGAGGGTAGGCAAGTGAAAAAAGAAAAAAGTATATATAGAGAATATATTGAGGCCCTTGTAACAGCCCTTGTCCTTGCCCTTATTATAAGGACATTTGTCGTGCAGGCATTTAAAATTCCCTCAGGCTCCATGATTCCCACACTCCAGATAGGCGACCATATTCTGGTGAATAAGTTTATATACGGGGTACAGATACCGTTTACCGACAAAAAGATATTTGTATTCAACCATCCACAGAGGGGCGATATTGTCGTGTTTAAGTTTCCACAGGATCCGTCACGAGATTTCATAAAACGCGTGATTGCAAAAGGTGGTGACACTGTGGAGATTGTAAACCGTGAGGTATATGTAAACAAGAAAAAACTCGATGAGCCTTACATTCAGCACACAGATAGCATAGACACTAAGGATATGTTACCGCGAGACGTTATGTCTCCAGTAACAGTACCGATAAACAAGATATTTGTGATGGGCGACAACCGCGACCATAGCTACGACAGCCGCTTCTGGGGATTTGTTGACCTGAGTGCGGTAAGAGGAGAAGCTTTGTTTGTTTACTGGTCATGGGATAAAGATAAAACTTCTGTCAGATTTCGCAGAATAGGGAGGACAATTAAATGAATATTTTTAAAAATAAATCTGGGTCTATAATGCCGATAATCAGTATAATCGTTGTAATCGTTGCTCTATATGCCGGGTTTACCTTTGTAATGCCTCAGTATAAGTACTACACGTTTAACTCAGATTGTAGAGAAGTTGCCCGTCTCGGGCTTGATGTGCCAAAAACCACAGCATTGGTTATGGAAAAGGTCGAGGAGATGAAAATCCCTCTTAAGAAAGAAGATCTAAAAGTAATTGTCAATGAAAAGAAAGTTGTAACGATAAAAACACAGTGGAAAGAGACTGTTAACTTTTGGGGTATCTATGAACATACTTTTAATTTCAAAGTGGATTTGACTCAGTAGGAACCTGTGTTTACCGGTTTAACTGCGTCAATGGGATATGTTGTATCCTTGAAAAGGAAAGGCACTATAGTTGAACTTTCAATCTCAGACAGTACAGTGCTGCCCGGAGCAAAAACAGGAGACAGTATTTCAATAAGCGGAGTGTGTCTGACTGTGGTTGCAAATAACTCTGGGACTGCCTCTTTTCATGTTTCAGAGGAGTCCCTTAAGACTACAACACTCGGCACACTGACCACAGGCGGCAGGGTTAACCTTGAGCCTGCTATGGCTGCAGCCGATAGATTCGGTGGACATTTTGTCACAGGACATGTTGATACCGTAGGCACTATATCGGCTAAAAAACAAACAGGACACGGCGGACTTGATTCTGTTAAAATAGACATTGCGATACCGGCTGGTTTCATTAAATATGTGGTCAAACGCGGCTCGGTAACTGTTGACGGCATTAGTCTTACTGTGGTTGATGTAGAGGAAACCGGTTTTTCGGTAGTAGTGATACCGCACACACTGAGTGTAACAACGCTGGGAACAAAAAAGCCCGGCGACAGTGTAAATATAGAGACCGATATTTTAGGAAAATACGTGGAGAGATTTATTACAGGATATTTAGAAAATAGAGTGCAAGGGGGAGCAAAAGATATGGCACTCCTAACTAAACTAAAAGAGAAAGGTTATATGTAAGATGATAGAACAGAAGCGCATAATGGAAAGTATTGAGGCTGCAATAGCGGACATAAAAGCCGGTAAGATGATAATTCTCATAGACGATGAGGACAGGGAAAACGAAGGTGATTTGTGCATGGCAGCAGATTTGGTAACCCCAGAGGCTGTAAATTTTATGGCTAAGTACGGACGAGGGCTAATATGCTTGAGTCTAACACCGGAGCGTGTAAATTACCTAAACCTTCACATGATGTCTGCCGAGAACACATCGTCATTTGGTACGGCATTTACAGTGTCAATAGAGGCCAGAAAGGGCGTAACTACGGGCATATCGGCTAAGGACAGGGCTAAGACAATTCTAACAGCCATAGATCCAAAGTCAAAGCCCGAGGATTTGGCACGGCCTGGGCATGTGTTTCCTCTTAGGGCGCGTCCCGGAGGGGTTTTGCAGAGGGCAGGGCAAACTGAAGGCTCTGTAGATTTGGCAAGGCTTGCTGGACTTACACCAGCAGGCGTAATCTGTGAAATTATGAACGATGACGGCTCAATGTCAAGGGTGCCGGAACTTAAAATATTTGCTGAGACGCACAATCTTAAAATAGTTACCATTGAGGATTTAATAAAGTACCGGCTGCGAAACGACCGGCTGATTCACAGGGTTGCTGAGGTAAAGCTGCCTACCGATTACGGTGACTTCAACGCTATCGCTTATGAAAGCATGGTTGATAAGAGCGTTCACATGGCTTTAGTTAAGGGAGATTTGCACTCAACTGAACCCATGTTAGTGCGGGTTCATTCGGAGTGTTTGACGGGGGATGTGTTTGGCTCAAAGCGGTGCGATTGCGGAGATCAACTTCATCGCTCGATGGAGCAGATAAACGCAAAGGGGCGCGGCGTGATACTCTACATGAGACAGGAGGGGCGCGGCATAGGGCTTGCCAATAAGATAAAAGCCTATGCGCTTCAGGACGGTGGAATGGACACGGTAGAGGCGAACATTGAGCTTGGGTTTAAGGCAGACCTCAGGGACTACGGAATAGGAGCACAGATTCTTGTGGATTTGGGGCTGACCGATATAGTTCTCATAACCAACAATCCGCGTAAAATTGTAGGGCTTGAAGGATATGGTTTAAAAGTTGTCGATAGATGCCCCATAGAGGTTACACCACACGAAAAGAACATCGTCTATCTTAAGACAAAGAAAAAGAAACTCGGACATATGCTTGATGAGGTATAATATAAATTAGCATTCTACGTTATAATAGTAAAGATGAGATTACCACGTCGCTGACGCTCCTCGTAATGACGGAAACCCTTTACCGTCATTGCGAACCCCCGCAGGGGGTGTAGCAATCTCATATTTTTGCTTATGACATTTCGTTTTATCTTTGAATGCAGCTTGGTGTTAGGCTGCAAATACAGCTTGTTTTAAGAGGAGACAAAACAGTGAAAGTGATAGAGGGTGATTTAAATGCCGCAGGATTAAAGGTCTGTATGATAGTAAGCAGATTTAATGATTTTATAACAAGCCATCTGCTTGATGGAGCGGTGGACGCATTTATAAGACACGGCGGTGAGGACGAAAACATCACTGTCATAAAAGTGCCAGGGTCTTTTGAAATCCCGATGGCAGCGTTAAAAGCGGCTAAAAGCGGCAAATTTGACGCCGTTGTAACTCTTGCCGCTATAATACGCGGAGCCACTCCGCACTTTGAGTACGTATCGGCAGAGGCGTCAAAGGGAATCGCTATGGCCTCAATGGAAAGCGGAGTGCCGGTCAGTTATGGGGTTATAACATCGGATTCCATAGAGCAGGCTATAGAGAGGGCTGGTTCAAAAAGCGGCAATAAGGGCTGGGATGCCGCCGTTACAGCTATTGAGATGGCTAATGTGATAAAGCGCCTATGACACGCAGACAAGCGCGGGAATATGTGCTTCAGTCACTTTTTCAGCATGAGTTTACCGGGGCGGCGCCAGATAGAGCCGAGTTGCTTAACTTTATGAAAGACAACCCGCCCGGCAAAGAGATTCTGGAATTCATTGACGATTTGATAAATGGCACGATAGAGCACATGGAAGAGCTTGATACAGTCATTCAAAGAGCGTGTAAACATTGGGAATTAAACCGTCTTGCCGCTATTGACAGAAATATTATGAGGTTTGCTACGTACGAAATCATATTCAGAGGCGACATCCCACACGCTGTGACAATAAACGAGGCGGTGGATATAGCAAAGCGGTTTTCCACTGAGGACTCATTTTCGTTTATTAACGGGGTACTGGATAAAATCGCTCATCAGAGTGGTGTTGATAAAGCGCCGGATAAGAGGGCTGTCAAAAAATCCTCAGGAATGGTTAATAAAAGGGCTGTCAAGGAACACAGCGCTTAATTCGGAAAGAGGGACTGAGAGAATATGCCATACGCAGTCATATCGGATATACACTCTAATCTGACGGCTCTTGAAGCTGTCCTTAAAGACATTGAGAGCAGAGCGATAGAGAGTGTGTATTTCACAGGAGATGCGGTTGGCTATGGCCCATCGCCAAATCAGTGTGTGGAGCTGCTTAAAAAATCCTGTAAAATTCTGATAGCCGGTAACCACGACTGGGCGGCTATTAATTATACGAGTGCTGATTATTTTAACGATATGGCACTCCATGCTATCACGTGGACCACTGACACTTTAACCTCTGAAAATATTACGGAAATTGAGAATTTTAAATTATTGAAATCATCTGCGGAGCGGAACGCCCTCTTTGTTCATGCCACACCGAAAGACCCTGAGAACTGGGACTACCTGATGTCCAAAAATGACGCTCTCATTAATTTTGAGCATTTTGAGCAGCAACTCTGCTTTATAGGTCATAGTCATATGCCGATAATGGTGAGTGTTGATACCGTAACCGGAAAGGTAATCACAGACAAAGAGCGGATGGAGCTAAAAATGGACAGCCGCTACATTATCAACGTGGGCAGCGTTGGGCAGCCCCGTGACAATGACCCTAGAGCCGCATACGCCATAGTGAATGACGACACCGTAGAGATAGTGCGTGTAGAATACGATATAAGAAAAACACAGGCCGAGATGGAATCGGTGGGACTTCCGTTTAAACTTATTGATAGGCTTGAATATGGATATTAGGATAAAATGCTTATTGGGGTAACTACTGTAAATTTTTTTCAGTCTGCAAATCATACAGTTAAAAGGACTGGATTCCCGCTCGTAGGCGGGAATGACAAAGGGGGCCATTTCTTTTTTTTGTCATTCCTTTTTTTCTTGTCATTCCTGCGAAGGCAGGAATCCATTTTTTTGTTTGCGGAGCTAACTGCATAGGCAAATAAGATAATTTATTTATAAAAGGAGCAAACGTGATACAACGATATACAAAGCAGGAGATGGGCAACCTGTGGGAGCTTGAGGCAAAGTACGAAAAGTGGCTGCAGGTGGAGATTGCCGTGTGTGAGGCGTGGGCAGAGGTAGGAGAGATACCGGTGGATGCTCTCAAAATCATAAAAGAAAAAGCCGGGTTTGACTCAAAACGGATAGATGAGATAGAGCTTCAGGTAAAGCACGATGTGATAGCGTTTTTGACGTCAGTTGCCGAGTTTGTGGGGCCAGGGTCACGCTACATTCATAAGGGTCTGACATCGTCTGACATTCTGGATACTGCTAATGCGCTTTTAATGATTGATGCAGCCAATATAATCATAAATGATATAAAGGCGCTGTCAAGTGTTCTAAAGGAGCAGGCATTGCGCCATAAGGAAACAGTTTGCATGGGCAGAAGTCACGGGATTCATGCCGAGCCGATGGTGTTTGGACTCAAATTTGCCCTTTGGTATGAGGAGATGAAAAGGAACCTGCAAAGGATGGAACAAGCTAAGGAAACTATCTCTGTTGGGAAACTATCAGGAGCAGTCGGGACATTTTCCTCAATTCCTCCGCATATAGAGGAAATGGTTTTAAGTAAACTTGGCCTTACGCCGGAACCAGTTGCCACACAGATAGTTCAAAGAGACAGGTACGCAGAGTATATGTCAACTCTTGCAATAGTGGCAGCCACGGTAGAAAAAATAGCTGTAGAGATCCGGCATCTTCAAAGAACAGAGGTTGGAGAGGCTGAGGAACCATTCAGTAAGGGACAAAAGGGCTCCTCTGCAATGCCTCACAAAAGAAATCCGATAGGGAGCGAAAACCTCTCTGGGCTTGCGCGCATTGTAAGAGCAAATGCGATAGCGGCTTTGGAGAATGTAGCACTTTGGCACGAAAGAGACATAAGCCACTCATCGGTTGAGCGCGTGATAATACCAGATAGCACAATTTTAGTTAACTACATGTTAAACAGATTAAAGGGTATAATATCAGGGCTTAACGTATATCCAGAGGTTATGAAGAAAAACTTAGAAAAGAGCTATGGACTGTTTAATTCCCAAAAGGTGCTTTTGGCTCTTACCGAATGTGGCCTAACACGTGAGAAATCCTACGACCTTGTACAGAGAAACGCTATGAGAAGCTGGTCAGAGAGGATTGATTTTAAAGAGCTGCTTAGTCATGACTCCGAGATAACCGCAGTGATTTCTATGGATAAACTCGATAAACTGTTTGAATTAAATGAATATTTTCAGCACATAGACCATATATATAAAAGGGTTTTTGGTTAGTAAAGAAAAGAGTACGTCACGTACAAGCAGATCCTATTTATCATTTTAAATGGAGTGGCACGCTTGTAGAGACAACTCCCTCCTTAAACAGTATTATGCCCTTTATAAATATGGCTGTCTGGTTATGAAGGAGGTGATGCCACCACTTTTGCGGAACGAACTCTGGAAGAACTACGGTGATGATACCTTTTTTATAACTGTCCCTAATGTCATCTATATAGGACATCAAAGGTTCAATGATAGAGCGGTAAGGGGACTCAAGTATAACAAGCGGAATACCCATGCCATACGATTCCCATGATTTTTTTACATTTGCAGTAACAACTGGATCAAGACACACATACACAGCTGTCACATCACCGGAGATTGCCTTTGCATATTTAATAGCATTTAATACCGCACTCTGAATGCCAGAGATAGGGACAACCACTGAATGATGGATGTACTCCTCAGTAGGTTCAGCGTTTTTGATTGACAGCTGTTTTGAAACAGACTGGTAATGAAGATTTATTTTCTTTGTCGCATACATGATAATTGGAATAGCGATGATTACCATCCATGCCCCGTGAATAAACTTTGTTGTGGAAATCACCAGTGATACTGTAGCAGTTGTTATTGTTCCGAGAGCGTTTATGATAATGTGTTTTACCCATCCCTTGCCTTTAAATTTAAGCCAGTGAACAACCATTCCCGCCTGGGATAATGTAAAAGACAGAAAGACTCCAACAGCATACAGAGGGATAAGAGAATGTGTATCGCCGTCAAAGGATGCCATAAGTATGGCGGAAAATATACTCAATATGATTACACCGTTAGAAAAGACTAATTTATCACCACGGTTTGCCAATTGCCGCGGCAGATAGCCATCCTGAGCCATTATAGAAGAAAGTCTGGGGAAATCTGCAAAAGACGTATTAGCCGCAAGTATTAGAATTAGAAATGTCGTACCCTGAATAAAGTAGTAAAAAAAACCCTGCGAGAATATGGTTTTTGCCAGTTGTGACAGTATGGTTTCATTGTCAGACGGCAGTATGCCAAAACGGTGTGTCAAAAAGGTAATGCCCGTAAATGAAAATCCAAGAATGATGGCCATCCATATTAATGTGATACCAGCATTTTTGGACTCTGGAGCTTTAAAGGCTCTGACACCGTTAGAGATAGCCTCTATACCGGTAAGGGCAGTGCAGCCTGAGGAGAAGGCCTTCATTATGAGAAATATCATCATAATATCCGAATATACATGAGCTTGCACAGGATGGGTGGCATGTTGCAAAGATGTGATACGCATTAAACCAACGCAGATAAGTATTACTATTCCTGCAATAAAAAAATATGTTGGCAGAGAGAATATCTTACCCGATTCCTTAACACCTCGTAAATTAACTACTGTGATGACTAAAAGTGAGATGATGCACAACATAACCCTGTATTTGTACAAAAATGGCGCTGCAGATGTTATAGCGGCAACCCCTGAACTGATACTTACGGACACCGTAAGGACGTAATCAATAAGCAGGGCAGATCCAGCCGCAAGTCCAGCATTTATCCCAAGATTATCCTTCGCTACAATATAAGCACCCCCGCCTGAAGGATACTCGTGAATAGTTTGAAAATAAGAGGCAGCTACTATCGCTATCAAGGTGGTTATGCCAATGGCTATTGGCATGGAATAATGTAGCAGTCCAGCTCCGCCAAGCACTAAAACAATAAGTATTTCCTCAGTTGCATACGCCACCGAGGACATGGCATCGGAGGAAAACACCGCAAGACCTGTAAACTTTGATACGCGTTCGTGTTTTTCTTTTACCGATTCTATCGGTCTGCCAATAAGAAAAGTTTTAATAGACATACATCTTACCTATCAGCTCAGCGTGGTGCAAAACATTGATTAAAGATCTAAACACTCTCATATCTTACGACAGCGATTATAAATTTATAGACTACCATTTGTCAACTTGTAGAAGCCTCATTATGACAACTTCTACTTAAAATAAGACGGGTGACCGCTTAGGCGTTTTCTCAGAGGTTTTGAGATTTTGTCATAGCGTATGCCTGCACTGTAGCCTATGAATCTAAAAATCGTCTGAAGTACAAAGTACATAAGCCAGAAGAATTTGTGAGTTGGGCGCTGATTATCATTAAGGAAATGTCTCACTCCGCTTACAAAGTACCGAAGCCCTTCACCATCGGGACGCACGTAGTTAAGCAGATTGTTTTCCTTCAAAGACACCCCAATATCAAAATGGCGCTTAAACTGCTTTATGAGTGAGAAATTGTGGGAGTGATAGACTATTGCAAGCGGCTCATAGACAACTTTATAGTCTGATAATATCAGCTTAGA
Coding sequences:
- a CDS encoding bifunctional 3,4-dihydroxy-2-butanone-4-phosphate synthase/GTP cyclohydrolase II translates to MESIEAAIADIKAGKMIILIDDEDRENEGDLCMAADLVTPEAVNFMAKYGRGLICLSLTPERVNYLNLHMMSAENTSSFGTAFTVSIEARKGVTTGISAKDRAKTILTAIDPKSKPEDLARPGHVFPLRARPGGVLQRAGQTEGSVDLARLAGLTPAGVICEIMNDDGSMSRVPELKIFAETHNLKIVTIEDLIKYRLRNDRLIHRVAEVKLPTDYGDFNAIAYESMVDKSVHMALVKGDLHSTEPMLVRVHSECLTGDVFGSKRCDCGDQLHRSMEQINAKGRGVILYMRQEGRGIGLANKIKAYALQDGGMDTVEANIELGFKADLRDYGIGAQILVDLGLTDIVLITNNPRKIVGLEGYGLKVVDRCPIEVTPHEKNIVYLKTKKKKLGHMLDEV
- a CDS encoding 6,7-dimethyl-8-ribityllumazine synthase; translation: MKVIEGDLNAAGLKVCMIVSRFNDFITSHLLDGAVDAFIRHGGEDENITVIKVPGSFEIPMAALKAAKSGKFDAVVTLAAIIRGATPHFEYVSAEASKGIAMASMESGVPVSYGVITSDSIEQAIERAGSKSGNKGWDAAVTAIEMANVIKRL
- the nusB gene encoding transcription antitermination factor NusB, which gives rise to MTRRQAREYVLQSLFQHEFTGAAPDRAELLNFMKDNPPGKEILEFIDDLINGTIEHMEELDTVIQRACKHWELNRLAAIDRNIMRFATYEIIFRGDIPHAVTINEAVDIAKRFSTEDSFSFINGVLDKIAHQSGVDKAPDKRAVKKSSGMVNKRAVKEHSA
- a CDS encoding metallophosphoesterase family protein, which codes for MPYAVISDIHSNLTALEAVLKDIESRAIESVYFTGDAVGYGPSPNQCVELLKKSCKILIAGNHDWAAINYTSADYFNDMALHAITWTTDTLTSENITEIENFKLLKSSAERNALFVHATPKDPENWDYLMSKNDALINFEHFEQQLCFIGHSHMPIMVSVDTVTGKVITDKERMELKMDSRYIINVGSVGQPRDNDPRAAYAIVNDDTVEIVRVEYDIRKTQAEMESVGLPFKLIDRLEYGY
- a CDS encoding adenylosuccinate lyase, whose translation is MIQRYTKQEMGNLWELEAKYEKWLQVEIAVCEAWAEVGEIPVDALKIIKEKAGFDSKRIDEIELQVKHDVIAFLTSVAEFVGPGSRYIHKGLTSSDILDTANALLMIDAANIIINDIKALSSVLKEQALRHKETVCMGRSHGIHAEPMVFGLKFALWYEEMKRNLQRMEQAKETISVGKLSGAVGTFSSIPPHIEEMVLSKLGLTPEPVATQIVQRDRYAEYMSTLAIVAATVEKIAVEIRHLQRTEVGEAEEPFSKGQKGSSAMPHKRNPIGSENLSGLARIVRANAIAALENVALWHERDISHSSVERVIIPDSTILVNYMLNRLKGIISGLNVYPEVMKKNLEKSYGLFNSQKVLLALTECGLTREKSYDLVQRNAMRSWSERIDFKELLSHDSEITAVISMDKLDKLFELNEYFQHIDHIYKRVFG
- a CDS encoding APC family permease is translated as MSIKTFLIGRPIESVKEKHERVSKFTGLAVFSSDAMSSVAYATEEILIVLVLGGAGLLHYSMPIAIGITTLIAIVAASYFQTIHEYPSGGGAYIVAKDNLGINAGLAAGSALLIDYVLTVSVSISSGVAAITSAAPFLYKYRVMLCIISLLVITVVNLRGVKESGKIFSLPTYFFIAGIVILICVGLMRITSLQHATHPVQAHVYSDIMMIFLIMKAFSSGCTALTGIEAISNGVRAFKAPESKNAGITLIWMAIILGFSFTGITFLTHRFGILPSDNETILSQLAKTIFSQGFFYYFIQGTTFLILILAANTSFADFPRLSSIMAQDGYLPRQLANRGDKLVFSNGVIILSIFSAILMASFDGDTHSLIPLYAVGVFLSFTLSQAGMVVHWLKFKGKGWVKHIIINALGTITTATVSLVISTTKFIHGAWMVIIAIPIIMYATKKINLHYQSVSKQLSIKNAEPTEEYIHHSVVVPISGIQSAVLNAIKYAKAISGDVTAVYVCLDPVVTANVKKSWESYGMGIPLVILESPYRSIIEPLMSYIDDIRDSYKKGIITVVLPEFVPQKWWHHLLHNQTAIFIKGIILFKEGVVSTSVPLHLK